CGAGCCCCTTGCCGGTGCCGCCGACCATTTTTGCGGCGTCGATTTTCGCGCGCTGCATTGCCGGGATGCGCGTCGCGTACATCCACACCCACATGACCATCGACCAGAGCGCGAGCGTCGCGACCGGTCCCAAAATAGCGTTCGTATCCATAATCTCTCCCCCTCAACCCAAAGTGGCGATCACCGCTAGCAGCGCGAGCGCCAGCAGGCACAAGGTCGACGCCGCAAAGATGGCAAAGCGCACCGGTATACGGTTCACCGTTGCCTGCCAGAAGCTGTGCACGATACGCAGCGCGACATAGGCCCAGGCGATCCATACGACATAGGCGGGATAGCCGCCGACCGCGTGCAGGATCAGAATGACGGCGTAAAAGAGCGTCGGCTGTTCGAGCAGATGCGTGTAATTGTGCGATTTCCAGTTGGTGACGGGCGGCAAGATCCCTTCAAGGTCGCCGCCGCGACCGCCGGGCGGTGCTGCCTTGAGATCGATACCCGATTTGGCAAGCGCGCCGAAGCGCGTCACCGCGACCCACACCAGCATGACGAGCGTCCACAGGATCAGCACCGCGCCCGGTGCGAGAATGTTCGGCGTCATATGCTCCCCCCTTTGTCGTACGGCGGCGATGCTAGGGGCGGCGCGCCGATATGCAATTGCCAAAATTCAGTCGCGCCGAACCGCGATCTCGGTGCGGATCGCGGCTCCGTCGCCATCGACGCGCGGCGCGAAGCCAAGATCGCGCGGCGGCATCGCACCATATTTCACCGGCGGCTGCATTTCGTGGAACGCCCCCACATCGGGATGGGTACGGTGGCGGAAAAAGCCGGTTGCAGCGAAATGCGGGTCTTCCTTGATGTCCTGAAGGTCGCGCGTCGCCATCGCCGGAATATCGTTTGCGGCGAACAGTGCGAGCCATTCGGCGGTGGATTTCGCCGGTGTTTTGCGTGCGATCTCGCTGTAAATCAGCGACATATGCCGTCCTTCGGCCTTTGCCGCCTCATAGTCCGGCGTTGCGAGCAGGTCGGCGCTGCCGAGCAGCGCCATCAGCCGCGCGGTCGATTCGGGTGTGTAGGGAACGATCGCGAGATAGCCATCGCTCGTCGGAAAGGGCTGGCGCGTCGGGTCGAGTTGACGCGGATAGCCGGCGGGACCGATGGGCGGATCGAGCGTCGCGTCGCGGAAATGCTCGACGAGCATGAAGGACGCGAAGCATTCGAACATCGGCACCTCGACCTCTTGCCCTTCGCCGGTGCGGAGCTTGTGGACTAGCGCGGCAAGGATCGCCTGCGCCCCGAACTGGCCCGCGATCTTGTCGGCGATCAGCGAAGGGAAATAGCGTGGGCGCGGGTCGCCATCGACACGTGGCAGCAGGCTGGTCGTACCCGTCGCTGCCTGGATGACATCGTCATACGCCTGCAGATCGGCATAGGGGCCGTCTTGCCCGAAGCCGGTGCCATGGACATAGATGATGTCGGGCTTCAGCGCCTTGCAGGCCGCAAAGTCGAAGCCCAGCTTGGCGATCGCCTTGCCTCGGACATTGTGAAAGAAGACGTCGGCACTCGCGATCAGGTCGCGGAGTACGGCGGCGTCCTCGGGCTTCTTGAGGTCTAGCGCGATCGACCGTTTGCCGCGGTTCACGGTGAGGTGGATAGAGCCCATTGTCGGGTCGGGGACGCCGTTCCCGAGATAGCGCGAAATGTCGCCGGTGCCCGGCGTTTCGACCTTGATCACTTCGGCGCCGAGATCGGCGAGCATCTGCGTCGCATAGGGACCGAAGATAACCGTGGTAAGATCGATGATCCGGATCCCTGACAACATCGACGCGCATCCTCTCTCTCTGCTTCGCGCGCACGATAGAATGATTGCAAAGTAAAACGGAAGAGGCTTCGTCGTCAGGCTGGCTATTCTGTCAGGCTATCCGCTTCATTGCCCGTACCGACCGCGTAGGCGGTCGATATCCGGCGATAGGATTTCGACCGGAAAGCGGCGACCGTCGCAAGCACACCGAACGCACCGGCGATCGAAAAGACGATCGCGATGCCGCGTTCCGGCCCGCGGCCGTACCAGTCGCCGATCGCGACCGCGCCCGCACCGTCGGTCATCAGCGGCACGAATATGAACTGCGTCAGCGGCGCGATCAGGAAGGCGGTGAGCGGCGACGCCGACTGCTCGACCGATTGGGCAAAGCCGAAGACGCGCCCTTGCCGTTCATAGGGAACGACCTTTTGCAGCGTCGTCTGCTCGGCCGCCTCGGCATAGGGGCCGAGGAACATCCATATAAAGCAGCCGGCCGCCAACAGCAGGATCGACGACTGGACCGTGAAGAAGACCGCGACGATCCATGCCGCGAGGTTAACGAAAAGCAGCGTTCGTACGGGGTTCACGCCAAGGCCGGTCCGCGCGATGACCATCCCGCTGAGGATGAAGGCGCAGGAAATGACCGCCCAGAGCAATCCCCATTCCTCGACCTCCATCAGCGACAGGCCATAGGCGTCCATCAACGCCATGAAGACGCCGCCGAGGAGATTGTTGAATGTCGTGAAGAGGATGAGGGCGATCAGGCCGGGTATGCCCAGCACGACGCGAAGGGTCCTGGCGAGGTCGATGCGGCGCGGCGCGTCATGCGCTTCGCCAACACGCGGCTCGTCGATCCGGACGAACAGCAGGTGGACAATCGCGACCAGCGT
This genomic interval from Sphingopyxis chilensis contains the following:
- a CDS encoding MAPEG family protein produces the protein MTPNILAPGAVLILWTLVMLVWVAVTRFGALAKSGIDLKAAPPGGRGGDLEGILPPVTNWKSHNYTHLLEQPTLFYAVILILHAVGGYPAYVVWIAWAYVALRIVHSFWQATVNRIPVRFAIFAASTLCLLALALLAVIATLG
- a CDS encoding CaiB/BaiF CoA transferase family protein; this encodes MLSGIRIIDLTTVIFGPYATQMLADLGAEVIKVETPGTGDISRYLGNGVPDPTMGSIHLTVNRGKRSIALDLKKPEDAAVLRDLIASADVFFHNVRGKAIAKLGFDFAACKALKPDIIYVHGTGFGQDGPYADLQAYDDVIQAATGTTSLLPRVDGDPRPRYFPSLIADKIAGQFGAQAILAALVHKLRTGEGQEVEVPMFECFASFMLVEHFRDATLDPPIGPAGYPRQLDPTRQPFPTSDGYLAIVPYTPESTARLMALLGSADLLATPDYEAAKAEGRHMSLIYSEIARKTPAKSTAEWLALFAANDIPAMATRDLQDIKEDPHFAATGFFRHRTHPDVGAFHEMQPPVKYGAMPPRDLGFAPRVDGDGAAIRTEIAVRRD
- a CDS encoding MFS transporter, whose protein sequence is MQPFHHLLANNLVANITNFTVWFALTFWTFLETRSVFATGMIAGIYLVLTAALGIWFGSLVDHHGKRNMMLVSSAASLALYAAALAGYALAPDIRGADTGSITLWLFILITMLAVIAGNIRMIALPTLVTLLVAEDRRDKANGLVGMVSGIGFLTTSAISGFLVAWGGMAGTLAFAIGFTLVAIVHLLFVRIDEPRVGEAHDAPRRIDLARTLRVVLGIPGLIALILFTTFNNLLGGVFMALMDAYGLSLMEVEEWGLLWAVISCAFILSGMVIARTGLGVNPVRTLLFVNLAAWIVAVFFTVQSSILLLAAGCFIWMFLGPYAEAAEQTTLQKVVPYERQGRVFGFAQSVEQSASPLTAFLIAPLTQFIFVPLMTDGAGAVAIGDWYGRGPERGIAIVFSIAGAFGVLATVAAFRSKSYRRISTAYAVGTGNEADSLTE